The following coding sequences lie in one uncultured Celeribacter sp. genomic window:
- a CDS encoding substrate-binding domain-containing protein, producing MRKLMRGLSAAACGIVFGTTLGATSVSAQDAVPEIKDEYRFVMIPILAQAWFDIVHDAAADSAEQLSAQLGTKITIDYQAPAQADLVEQNTLLERAIATKPDGIAIDAIDVNASMPILNEARDRGIPVVLFVSTAPQGSQFTYISNDFYDQGRILGEELLKRIDNKGKIAILHGVPTNSAHADRYKALTDLFAQYPDVEIVDEGFDYDDVQKAQTEASRMLAANADLDAIAVVDAAGPVGVGLALREAGRVGEVQFVGIDDVPQLQELMRDGVLDLSIATRPRMIGEWSTVALMLQNMGVETPSWIDTGIGYMTPDMVAEGNIDGF from the coding sequence ATGAGAAAACTTATGCGCGGTCTTTCGGCAGCAGCCTGTGGTATTGTGTTTGGCACAACGTTGGGCGCAACAAGCGTATCGGCTCAAGACGCAGTTCCTGAGATCAAGGACGAATATCGCTTTGTGATGATCCCGATTTTGGCGCAGGCGTGGTTCGACATCGTTCACGACGCGGCGGCGGACTCCGCGGAGCAGTTGAGCGCCCAGCTCGGCACCAAGATCACCATCGATTACCAAGCCCCGGCGCAGGCCGATCTGGTCGAACAAAACACGCTTTTGGAGCGCGCCATCGCGACGAAACCCGACGGTATCGCCATCGATGCCATCGACGTGAATGCCAGTATGCCGATCCTCAACGAAGCCCGTGATCGCGGCATCCCGGTCGTGCTTTTTGTCTCGACCGCGCCGCAGGGCTCGCAATTCACCTATATCTCCAATGATTTCTACGATCAGGGGCGGATTTTGGGCGAAGAACTTTTGAAGCGCATCGACAATAAGGGCAAGATCGCGATCCTGCACGGTGTGCCGACCAACTCCGCCCATGCGGACCGTTACAAGGCGCTGACGGACCTGTTCGCGCAATACCCGGATGTCGAGATCGTCGACGAGGGCTTTGATTATGACGATGTGCAAAAGGCCCAGACCGAAGCCTCGCGCATGTTGGCGGCCAATGCCGATCTCGATGCCATCGCCGTGGTGGATGCCGCCGGTCCCGTTGGTGTGGGGCTTGCGCTGCGCGAAGCGGGGCGTGTCGGCGAGGTGCAATTCGTCGGCATCGATGATGTGCCGCAGCTTCAGGAACTGATGCGTGACGGGGTGCTCGATCTGTCGATTGCCACCCGCCCACGCATGATCGGCGAATGGTCCACGGTGGCGCTGATGCTTCAGAACATGGGCGTGGAAACGCCGTCCTGGATTGACACGGGCATCGGTTACATGACGCCCGATATGGTGGCCGAAGGCAATATCGACGGCTTCTAA
- a CDS encoding SDR family NAD(P)-dependent oxidoreductase, translated as MTQRTDYGIAFITGGGSGIGRASALRLAALGARVAVTDLRLEAAEEVAREIAAQGGTAIALTHDVADAAALPGVVSKAEDELGPIDILVNSAGLILVEPLLDFSHESWRKVMEVNVTGTFCVSQYIARGMVARGYGRIINIASISGLRAGVGRTAYGTSKAAILGLTRQFALELGARGITTNAIAPGVIETPMTRAAYSEETWSRVLDMTPTRRLGQPEDIAEAVAYLASPAASFVNGEALTVDGGYMASGMTQTGNLQA; from the coding sequence ATGACACAACGAACGGATTACGGCATCGCCTTCATCACCGGTGGCGGTTCTGGCATCGGGCGGGCAAGCGCTCTGCGGTTGGCAGCGTTGGGGGCCCGTGTGGCCGTCACCGACCTGCGCCTGGAGGCCGCCGAAGAGGTCGCCCGCGAGATCGCCGCACAGGGTGGAACAGCGATTGCTCTCACCCACGATGTTGCGGATGCGGCCGCACTTCCCGGCGTGGTTTCCAAAGCCGAAGACGAACTTGGTCCCATCGACATTCTTGTGAACAGCGCCGGGCTCATTCTCGTTGAGCCGTTGCTGGACTTTTCCCATGAAAGCTGGCGCAAGGTCATGGAGGTCAATGTCACCGGCACCTTCTGCGTGAGCCAGTATATCGCCCGCGGTATGGTGGCACGCGGCTATGGGCGGATCATCAATATCGCCTCGATCTCCGGTCTGCGGGCCGGTGTCGGGCGCACTGCTTATGGCACTTCGAAAGCCGCCATTCTGGGGCTTACGCGGCAGTTTGCGCTTGAACTCGGCGCGCGTGGCATCACCACCAATGCCATTGCGCCGGGGGTCATAGAGACACCGATGACACGCGCCGCTTACAGTGAGGAAACATGGTCCCGTGTGCTGGACATGACACCGACCCGCCGCCTCGGGCAGCCGGAAGATATTGCAGAGGCCGTAGCCTATCTCGCAAGCCCTGCCGCGTCCTTTGTTAATGGCGAGGCCTTGACGGTAGATGGAGGCTATATGGCGTCCGGGATGACACAGACCGGCAATCTGCAAGCTTGA
- a CDS encoding TRAP transporter large permease: protein MDVTLITLLAVGLIFFLMALGTPVFAALALSGAFGIVMVENLGFLLARLKSFSFSHTASYALTVIPLFILMGAFAHHAQVGKRLFHVANKWVGHLPGGLAMASILTSAGFAATSGSSVATAATVGAVAIPEMKEKGYDPRLASGAVAAGGVLGVLIPPSVLLIFYAALTEVSAGKMLIAGFVPGLITTVAFMIGVALIGHRVQHHSTRAPKASWGERLSSTTQAWQVLVLFVIVLGGIYLGFVTPTEAGAIGALAALLMLVFAKSARGRLSTALSESFRSTATTTVMILFTMIGAGIFSFFLTLVQVPQMIAGAITESGIPPHLIVAVLLLFYIPLGMFLDAFSMMVITLPIVFPTVSGLGFDPIWFGILCVKMCEIGLITPPVGLNCFVIAGIDRETPLPDVFRGALWFVAIEMITIVLLFAFPSIITWLPDTMMSR from the coding sequence ATGGATGTGACACTCATCACCTTGCTCGCCGTCGGGCTGATCTTTTTCCTCATGGCTCTGGGCACCCCGGTCTTTGCTGCTCTGGCCCTCTCCGGCGCCTTCGGCATCGTCATGGTGGAAAACCTGGGCTTTCTGCTGGCACGGCTGAAATCCTTTTCCTTCAGCCATACTGCCAGTTACGCGCTTACGGTCATCCCGCTTTTCATCCTCATGGGGGCTTTCGCGCATCATGCGCAGGTCGGAAAGCGCCTGTTCCATGTCGCCAACAAATGGGTCGGTCACCTGCCGGGCGGACTGGCGATGGCGAGCATCCTGACCTCCGCGGGTTTTGCCGCGACCTCGGGGTCTTCGGTGGCGACGGCGGCCACAGTGGGGGCGGTCGCCATCCCGGAGATGAAGGAGAAGGGCTACGATCCGCGCCTCGCGTCAGGGGCCGTGGCTGCAGGTGGCGTGCTTGGCGTGCTGATCCCGCCATCCGTCCTGCTGATTTTCTATGCAGCCCTGACCGAGGTCTCCGCCGGAAAAATGTTGATCGCGGGCTTTGTTCCCGGCCTGATCACCACGGTCGCCTTCATGATCGGTGTCGCCTTGATCGGCCATCGGGTTCAGCATCACTCCACCCGAGCCCCTAAGGCCTCTTGGGGAGAGCGTCTGTCCTCGACGACGCAGGCCTGGCAGGTGCTCGTCCTGTTCGTGATCGTGCTGGGCGGAATTTACCTCGGCTTCGTTACGCCCACCGAAGCCGGTGCCATCGGTGCGCTCGCCGCCTTGCTCATGCTGGTCTTCGCGAAGTCCGCGCGCGGGCGTCTGAGCACTGCGCTTTCCGAAAGCTTCCGCTCGACCGCCACCACCACGGTGATGATCCTCTTCACCATGATTGGCGCGGGCATTTTCAGCTTTTTCCTGACCCTCGTGCAGGTGCCGCAGATGATCGCAGGCGCCATCACCGAAAGCGGCATTCCTCCTCATCTGATCGTTGCGGTGCTCCTTTTGTTCTATATCCCGCTCGGCATGTTTCTCGATGCCTTCTCGATGATGGTGATCACCTTGCCCATCGTGTTTCCTACTGTGTCGGGACTTGGATTCGATCCGATCTGGTTCGGCATTCTTTGCGTGAAAATGTGTGAGATCGGGCTGATCACCCCGCCCGTCGGCCTCAATTGTTTCGTCATCGCAGGCATCGACCGAGAGACACCCTTGCCTGATGTGTTTCGGGGTGCGCTTTGGTTCGTGGCGATCGAGATGATCACCATCGTTCTACTCTTCGCCTTCCCGTCCATCATCACCTGGCTGCCTGACACCATGATGTCCCGATAA
- a CDS encoding TRAP transporter small permease yields the protein MLAWLNRLLDGIARITSWLALGFLAFMMVAITVDVVARAAFGRAVPGLFEMTEMSMVMVVFMGLGATLLDDGHIRVTMMTDALPGPFSRGCTALAWLFAALTFLMLAWPATQEAAYSFSIREFRWGYFQVPIWWAKIAVAAGLWFAALQAALHSVRIALKQIELPHIDTARSGAGDTPQH from the coding sequence ATGCTGGCGTGGCTGAACCGCCTGCTCGACGGGATCGCCCGGATCACATCATGGCTGGCGCTGGGGTTCCTCGCCTTCATGATGGTGGCCATCACAGTGGATGTGGTGGCCCGCGCCGCCTTCGGGCGCGCCGTGCCCGGGCTGTTCGAGATGACGGAAATGTCCATGGTGATGGTGGTTTTCATGGGGCTGGGCGCGACCCTGCTCGATGACGGCCACATCCGTGTCACCATGATGACCGATGCGCTGCCCGGACCGTTTTCGCGTGGTTGCACGGCGCTTGCCTGGCTGTTTGCTGCGCTGACCTTTCTGATGCTGGCCTGGCCGGCAACACAGGAGGCGGCCTATTCCTTCTCGATCCGGGAATTCCGTTGGGGCTATTTCCAGGTGCCGATCTGGTGGGCCAAGATCGCGGTGGCCGCAGGGCTCTGGTTTGCTGCGCTACAAGCCGCCCTGCACAGCGTGCGCATCGCGCTCAAACAGATCGAGTTGCCGCATATCGACACCGCGCGCTCGGGTGCGGGGGACACGCCCCAGCACTGA